The Sphingomonas donggukensis genomic interval CTTCCCCGACATGCCGACGTTCAAGGGCATGATCGCCGACGCCGGGTTCGTGCAGACCAAGGTCGAGCCACTGCTCGGCGGGCTGGTCGCGATTCATTCGGGCTGGAAGATTTGACCCGCCCGTGACGTCGTCTGTCACCCATCTCTGGCGGCTCCTGAAATGGGGGCGCATTCTCGCGCGGCATGGGGCGCTGCGCGGGATCGAGCGCGATCCCAACACGCCGGCCGCGGTGCGGCGGTTGGCGCGCGTGGCCCGTTTCGGCGCGCGCGTGCCGAAGGTGCCGCGCTATGCCGATGCCTTCCAGGCGATCGGGCCGGCGGCGATCAAGCTCGGGCAGACGCTGGCCACCCGTGTCGACCTGATCGGCGAGGATGCCGCGCACGACCTGATGCGATTGCAGGATTCGCTGCCGCCGGTCCCCTTCGACACGATCCGCGCCGCGATCGAGGCGAGTTTCGGGCGACCGCTGACCGATCTCTACGCCTCGGTAGAAGAATCGCCGATCGGCGCGGCGTCGATCGCGCAGGTCCACCGTGCGGTGACGACCGACGGGCGCACCGTCGCGATCAAGGTGCTGCGCCCCGGCGTCGAGGCCGAGTTCGCGCGCGCCATCGCCACGTATGAATGGGCTGCCGCTCAGTTGGAGGGGCTTGGCGGCGAGGCGTCGCGCCTGCGCCCGCGGCTGGTGATCGAGACGTTCAAGCGCTGGACTGCGCGCGAACTCGACCTGCGGCGCGAGGGTGCGTCGGCGTCGGAACTCGCCGAGGGGATGGAGGCCGAGCCCGATTTCCACGTCCCCGCGATCGACTGGGAACGCACGACCGGCAAGGTGCTGACGCTGGAGTGGGTCGACGGCATCAAGCTGAACGACCGCGCCGCACTGGTCGCCGCGGGATACGACATGGCGGCGATGGCGAAGCTGATCGTGCGATCGTTCCTGCGCCAGGCGATTTCGGAAGGAT includes:
- the ubiB gene encoding 2-polyprenylphenol 6-hydroxylase, with the translated sequence MTSSVTHLWRLLKWGRILARHGALRGIERDPNTPAAVRRLARVARFGARVPKVPRYADAFQAIGPAAIKLGQTLATRVDLIGEDAAHDLMRLQDSLPPVPFDTIRAAIEASFGRPLTDLYASVEESPIGAASIAQVHRAVTTDGRTVAIKVLRPGVEAEFARAIATYEWAAAQLEGLGGEASRLRPRLVIETFKRWTARELDLRREGASASELAEGMEAEPDFHVPAIDWERTTGKVLTLEWVDGIKLNDRAALVAAGYDMAAMAKLIVRSFLRQAISEGFFHADMHQGNLFALPGANGHARIAAIDFGIMGRIDRRARVWLAEILYGLITGDYKRVAEIHFEAGYVPSHHNMAEFATALRAVGEPMRGRPVKDMSVGAMLDGLFSITRDFDMQTQPHLLLLQKTMVVVEGVATRLDPDINMWETSGPFVKEWIRTELGPEAWAADRIVADLKTFARLPDLIRNIEARYPAPGGAPPAPPLREIEVVRVGGGWRYAAVAVLAALAGAAGVWGFLG